The Streptomyces achromogenes genome window below encodes:
- a CDS encoding DUF4190 domain-containing protein: MHLTAPATRRTGVRDADGMAVASFILGLLGLLVLNVFLGPIAVILAAAALWRGTARRGRAYLGLALGVADLLVLVAFMQADSTVSWSF; encoded by the coding sequence ATGCATCTCACCGCACCGGCCACACGTCGCACCGGCGTCCGGGACGCCGACGGCATGGCCGTCGCGTCCTTCATCCTGGGCCTGCTGGGCCTGCTCGTCCTCAACGTCTTCCTCGGCCCGATCGCCGTGATCCTCGCGGCGGCGGCCCTCTGGCGCGGCACCGCCCGCCGCGGCCGCGCCTACCTCGGCCTCGCGCTGGGCGTCGCCGACCTGCTCGTGCTGGTCGCGTTCATGCAGGCGGACTCGACGGTCTCCTGGAGCTTCTGA
- a CDS encoding methionine synthase, with amino-acid sequence MNADFSFAPATGVGSLPGGDAREAAKTATGSFEDFPFLAELPARGPGADMIGRSAGLLVELYARVEPSGWRLGDRPGRDTKRARSWLREDLDALEEHTQGYEGQLKVQAVGPWTLAAALELRSGEAALSDPGACRDLAGSLAEGLRLHLAEVRRRVPGAHVVLQLDEPSLTAVLRGHVRSASGYRTHRAVDRQVVEGTLRDVVGVHGDGPVVVHSCAPDVPFALLRRSGAAAVSFDFSLLTERDDDVIGEAVEAGTRLFAGVVPGVDAPLSDPAGSVMGVRTLWRRLGLRPGLLAEAVTLTPSCGLAGASPGYARRALAHCVRAARSLADDPE; translated from the coding sequence GTGAACGCAGACTTCAGTTTCGCCCCGGCCACCGGCGTCGGCTCCCTGCCGGGCGGCGACGCCCGCGAGGCCGCCAAGACCGCCACCGGGTCCTTCGAGGATTTCCCCTTCCTCGCCGAGCTGCCGGCCCGTGGACCCGGCGCGGACATGATCGGCCGCAGCGCGGGCCTGCTCGTCGAGCTGTACGCGCGCGTGGAGCCCAGCGGCTGGCGGCTCGGCGACCGGCCGGGCCGGGACACCAAACGGGCCCGGTCCTGGCTGCGGGAGGACCTCGACGCGCTGGAGGAGCACACCCAGGGCTACGAGGGGCAGCTGAAGGTCCAGGCGGTCGGGCCGTGGACCCTCGCCGCGGCACTGGAGCTCAGGAGCGGCGAGGCGGCGCTCTCCGACCCCGGGGCCTGCCGCGATCTCGCCGGCTCCCTCGCCGAGGGCCTGCGCCTCCACCTCGCCGAGGTGCGCCGGCGGGTGCCCGGCGCGCACGTCGTGCTCCAGCTCGACGAGCCGTCCCTCACCGCCGTGCTCCGCGGTCACGTGCGGAGCGCCAGCGGCTACCGCACGCACCGCGCGGTCGACCGGCAGGTCGTGGAGGGCACGCTCCGGGACGTCGTCGGGGTGCACGGCGACGGGCCCGTGGTGGTCCACTCGTGTGCGCCGGACGTCCCCTTCGCCCTCCTGCGCCGGTCCGGCGCCGCGGCGGTCTCCTTCGACTTCTCGCTTCTCACCGAGCGTGACGACGACGTGATCGGCGAGGCGGTCGAGGCGGGCACCCGGCTCTTCGCCGGTGTCGTGCCGGGCGTGGACGCCCCATTGTCAGACCCTGCCGGTAGCGTCATGGGTGTCAGGACGCTGTGGCGCCGACTGGGGCTGCGACCCGGGCTTCTCGCGGAGGCGGTCACGCTCACGCCGTCGTGCGGCCTCGCGGGCGCTTCCCCCGGATACGCCCGCCGGGCCCTCGCCCACTGCGTCCGGGCGGCGAGATCCCTCGCGGACGACCCTGAGTGA
- a CDS encoding DUF427 domain-containing protein → MTRGHTITIEQGDRHVRVVHDGRVLAETDRALVLRETGCPARYYIPAEDVRLDLLTLSETHTYCPFKGTASYWSLPGAADLVWAYPDPKPDVAQIKNHLCFYEAEVS, encoded by the coding sequence ATGACCCGAGGACACACGATCACGATCGAGCAGGGCGACCGGCACGTCAGGGTCGTCCATGACGGCCGGGTGCTGGCCGAGACCGACCGGGCGCTCGTCCTGCGCGAGACCGGCTGTCCGGCGCGGTACTACATCCCCGCCGAGGACGTCCGGCTCGACCTGCTGACCCTCTCCGAGACGCACACCTACTGCCCCTTCAAGGGAACGGCGTCCTACTGGTCGCTGCCGGGCGCGGCCGACCTCGTCTGGGCCTATCCGGATCCGAAGCCGGACGTCGCACAGATCAAGAACCACCTCTGCTTCTACGAAGCCGAGGTGTCGTAG
- a CDS encoding cysteine desulfurase family protein: MAYLDHAATTPMLPEAVEALTAHLSITGNASSLHAAGRQARRTVEEARETLAEALGARPSEVVLTSGGTEADNLAVKGLYWSRRDADPARTRVLASPVEHHAVLDAVHWLGEHEGATVEYLPVDAEGRVHPDVLRDAIARNPQDVALATVMWANNEIGTILPVRELADAAAEFDVPLHADAVQAFGQVPVDFAASGLAAMTVSGHKIGGPYGIGALLLGREHTPVPVLHGGGQERHVRSGTLDVPAIASFAVAGRLAAERREWFAREVGALRDALIDAVRTAVPDAILGGDPVDRLPANAHFTFPGCEGDSLLLLLDAQGIECSTGSACTAGVAQPSHVLLATGVDPDLARGTLRFSLGHTSTEADVEAVAKAIGPAVERARAAGLT, from the coding sequence ATGGCATACCTCGACCACGCCGCGACCACGCCGATGCTCCCCGAGGCGGTCGAGGCGCTCACCGCGCACCTGAGCATCACCGGTAACGCCTCCTCCCTCCACGCAGCCGGCCGGCAGGCCCGCCGCACGGTCGAGGAAGCCCGTGAGACCCTCGCGGAAGCGCTCGGCGCCCGCCCCAGCGAGGTCGTCCTCACCTCCGGCGGCACCGAGGCCGACAACCTCGCGGTCAAAGGCCTGTACTGGTCCCGCCGTGACGCCGACCCGGCCCGCACCCGTGTCCTGGCCAGCCCCGTCGAGCACCACGCCGTGCTCGACGCCGTGCACTGGCTGGGCGAGCACGAGGGCGCCACGGTCGAGTACCTGCCGGTCGACGCCGAGGGACGGGTCCATCCCGACGTCCTTCGCGACGCGATCGCCCGCAACCCCCAGGACGTCGCCCTGGCCACCGTGATGTGGGCGAACAACGAGATCGGCACGATCCTGCCGGTCCGTGAACTGGCCGACGCGGCAGCCGAGTTCGACGTCCCGCTGCATGCCGACGCGGTGCAGGCCTTCGGTCAGGTCCCCGTCGACTTCGCCGCCTCCGGGCTCGCCGCCATGACGGTCTCCGGCCACAAGATCGGCGGCCCGTACGGGATCGGCGCCCTGCTGCTGGGCCGCGAGCACACCCCCGTCCCCGTCCTGCACGGCGGCGGGCAGGAACGCCACGTCCGTTCCGGCACCCTCGACGTCCCCGCGATCGCCTCCTTCGCGGTCGCCGGACGCCTCGCCGCCGAGCGGCGCGAGTGGTTCGCCCGGGAGGTCGGCGCGCTGCGCGACGCCCTCATCGACGCCGTGCGCACGGCCGTCCCGGACGCGATCCTCGGCGGCGACCCCGTGGACCGGCTGCCGGCCAACGCCCACTTCACCTTTCCCGGCTGCGAGGGCGACTCCTTGCTGCTGCTCCTGGACGCCCAGGGCATCGAGTGCTCCACCGGCTCCGCCTGCACCGCCGGCGTCGCCCAGCCCAGCCATGTGCTGCTGGCCACCGGCGTCGACCCCGACCTGGCCCGCGGCACCCTGCGCTTCTCCCTCGGCCACACCTCCACCGAGGCCGACGTCGAAGCGGTGGCCAAGGCCATCGGCCCGGCGGTCGAGCGGGCCCGCGCGGCGGGGCTGACGTGA
- the ligA gene encoding NAD-dependent DNA ligase LigA, with the protein MAGDRQAETTVPSEAREQHAQLAEQIEEHRFRYYVKDAPVVSDAEFDRLLRALEALEEEYPELRTPDSPTQKVAGAYATEFTAVQHRERMLSLDNAFDDLELAAWAERVHRDVGASAYHFLCELKVDGLAVNLTYENGRLTRAATRGDGRTGEDITPNVRTIADIPERLTGYGVPTLVEIRGEVFFPMEKFEELNARLVEAGDKPFANPRNAAAGSLRQKDPRVTASRPLHMVVHGIGALEGYEGLNRLSEAYDLLKSWGLPTSPHNKVAGDLDAVRAFIAYYGENRHSVAHEIDGVVVKLDEIRLQGRLGSTARAPRWAIAYKYAPEEVNTRLVNIRVGVGRTGRVTPYAQVEPVTVAGSEVEFATLHNQDVVRAKGVLIGDTVVLRKAGDVIPEILGPVVDLRDGSEREFVMPAECPECGTALRPMKEGDVDLRCPNARSCPAQLRERLFYLAGRKALDIEQFGYVAAAALTRPLEPPQPPLADEGDLFDLTVEQLLPIRAYVLDQDSGLPKRDPKTGQEKIATVFANQQGEPRKNAIAMLENIAAAKERPLARVLTGLSIRHVGPVAAEALAREFRSIERIEQATEEELANTDGVGSIIAASLKEWFAEEWHQEILRKWKAAGVRMEEESSGEDEGPRPLEGLTVVVTGTLERFTRDGAKDALQTRGAKVTGSVSKKTSFVVVGDNPGSKYDKAMQLKVPVLNEDGFAVLLEQGPEAAAEVALSAEE; encoded by the coding sequence GTGGCCGGCGACAGGCAGGCGGAGACGACGGTGCCCAGCGAGGCGCGGGAGCAGCACGCGCAACTCGCCGAGCAGATCGAGGAGCACCGCTTCCGGTACTACGTGAAGGACGCTCCCGTCGTCAGCGACGCGGAGTTCGACCGGCTGCTGCGCGCCCTCGAGGCGCTGGAGGAGGAGTACCCCGAGCTGCGCACGCCCGACTCCCCGACCCAGAAGGTCGCGGGCGCGTACGCCACGGAGTTCACGGCCGTCCAGCACCGCGAGCGGATGCTGTCCCTCGACAACGCCTTCGACGACCTGGAGCTGGCCGCGTGGGCCGAGCGCGTCCACCGGGACGTCGGGGCCTCCGCGTACCACTTCCTGTGCGAGCTCAAGGTGGACGGCCTGGCCGTCAACCTGACCTACGAGAACGGCCGGCTCACGCGCGCGGCGACCCGCGGCGACGGCCGTACGGGCGAGGACATCACGCCCAACGTACGCACCATCGCCGACATCCCGGAGCGTCTCACGGGCTACGGGGTGCCCACCCTCGTGGAGATCCGCGGCGAGGTGTTCTTCCCGATGGAGAAGTTCGAGGAGCTCAACGCCCGTCTGGTCGAGGCCGGCGACAAGCCGTTCGCCAACCCGCGCAACGCGGCGGCCGGTTCGCTGCGCCAGAAGGACCCGCGCGTCACCGCCTCCCGCCCGCTGCACATGGTCGTGCACGGCATCGGCGCCCTGGAGGGCTACGAGGGCCTGAACCGCCTCTCCGAGGCCTACGACCTCCTCAAGTCCTGGGGCCTGCCCACCTCCCCGCACAACAAGGTGGCCGGCGACCTCGACGCGGTACGGGCGTTCATCGCGTACTACGGCGAGAACCGGCACTCGGTGGCGCACGAGATCGACGGGGTGGTGGTCAAGCTCGACGAGATCCGTCTGCAGGGCCGGCTCGGCTCCACGGCCCGCGCGCCGCGGTGGGCGATCGCCTACAAGTACGCGCCGGAGGAGGTCAACACCCGCCTCGTCAACATCCGCGTGGGCGTCGGCCGCACCGGCCGCGTGACGCCGTACGCCCAGGTGGAGCCGGTGACAGTGGCCGGCTCCGAGGTCGAGTTCGCCACCCTGCACAACCAGGACGTGGTCAGGGCCAAGGGCGTGCTGATCGGCGACACCGTGGTGCTGCGCAAGGCCGGTGACGTGATCCCGGAGATCCTCGGCCCGGTCGTCGACCTGCGCGACGGCAGCGAGCGCGAGTTCGTGATGCCCGCCGAGTGCCCGGAGTGCGGGACAGCGCTGCGGCCGATGAAGGAGGGCGACGTCGACCTGCGCTGCCCGAACGCCCGCAGCTGCCCGGCCCAGCTCCGGGAGCGCCTGTTCTATCTGGCGGGCCGCAAGGCGCTCGACATCGAGCAGTTCGGTTACGTCGCCGCGGCCGCCCTCACCCGCCCGCTCGAGCCCCCGCAGCCGCCGCTGGCCGACGAGGGCGACCTGTTCGACCTCACCGTCGAGCAGCTGCTGCCCATCCGGGCCTACGTCCTCGACCAGGACAGCGGTCTGCCCAAGCGGGACCCGAAAACGGGACAGGAGAAGATCGCCACGGTCTTCGCCAACCAGCAGGGCGAGCCGCGGAAGAACGCGATCGCCATGCTGGAGAACATCGCGGCGGCCAAGGAGCGCCCGCTGGCGCGTGTCCTCACCGGCCTCTCGATCCGGCATGTCGGCCCGGTCGCGGCCGAGGCGCTGGCGCGCGAGTTCCGCTCGATCGAGCGCATCGAGCAGGCGACCGAGGAGGAGCTGGCGAACACCGACGGCGTCGGCTCCATCATCGCGGCCTCGCTCAAGGAGTGGTTCGCCGAGGAATGGCACCAGGAGATCCTTCGCAAGTGGAAGGCCGCCGGCGTCCGCATGGAGGAGGAGAGCTCCGGGGAGGACGAGGGCCCGCGTCCCCTGGAGGGCCTGACGGTCGTCGTCACCGGCACTCTGGAGCGCTTCACCCGCGACGGCGCCAAGGACGCCCTGCAGACCCGTGGGGCGAAGGTGACCGGTTCGGTTTCGAAAAAGACATCTTTCGTCGTCGTGGGTGACAATCCTGGATCGAAATATGACAAGGCAATGCAACTGAAGGTTCCTGTTCTGAACGAGGACGGCTTCGCCGTCCTGCTGGAACAGGGGCCCGAAGCGGCGGCTGAAGTGGCGCTTTCCGCCGAGGAGTAG
- a CDS encoding N-acetylmuramoyl-L-alanine amidase — protein sequence MGATRGDSDRRIGRRALLIGGVAAAAGTAVLAREELARLYWRLPGVRRARVEGAVDFGGARWVPASEANFRWADRPDDYGVDMVVIHVTQGDLGSAVKAFEDPGHRAAAHYIVGKDGRVTQMVRELDVAYHAGNRSYNERSVGIEHEGFVDRPQDFTDVMYAASARLTAAVCRRYDIPVDREHIVGHVEVPGTDHTDPGEHWDWKRYMRLVAVAHAAAA from the coding sequence ATGGGGGCGACACGGGGTGACTCCGACCGGCGGATCGGGCGGCGCGCGCTGCTGATCGGCGGCGTCGCGGCGGCCGCCGGCACGGCCGTGCTGGCGCGTGAGGAACTGGCGCGGCTTTACTGGCGGCTGCCCGGCGTGCGCAGAGCGCGGGTGGAGGGCGCGGTGGACTTCGGGGGCGCGCGGTGGGTGCCGGCGTCGGAGGCGAACTTCCGCTGGGCGGACCGGCCGGACGACTACGGGGTCGACATGGTCGTCATCCACGTCACGCAGGGGGATCTGGGGAGCGCGGTGAAGGCGTTCGAGGACCCGGGGCACCGGGCGGCGGCGCACTACATCGTCGGCAAGGACGGCCGCGTCACGCAGATGGTCCGCGAGCTGGACGTGGCGTACCACGCAGGCAACCGCTCCTACAACGAGCGCAGCGTGGGCATCGAGCACGAGGGGTTCGTCGACCGGCCGCAGGACTTCACGGACGTGATGTACGCCGCGTCCGCCCGGCTGACCGCCGCGGTCTGCCGGCGCTATGACATACCCGTGGACCGGGAGCACATCGTCGGGCACGTGGAGGTGCCGGGCACGGACCACACCGACCCCGGGGAGCACTGGGACTGGAAGCGGTACATGCGGCTCGTCGCCGTCGCGCACGCGGCAGCCGCCTGA
- a CDS encoding SDR family oxidoreductase, whose amino-acid sequence MAGMATHVITGAGSGIGAAVARRLHARGDELVLHARDAGRGKELAAEFPGARTLVGDLADPDKLSWAFSHQSLPDRVDSLLHIAGVVDLGPVGDLTPKSWRHQLNVNLIAPAELTRHFLPQLRTARGQVLFVNSGAGLRASPDWSAYAASKHGLKALADSLRAEEHGNGVRVTSVYPGRTASPMQAKVHQQEGKEYDPAEWIDPESVATTILTALDLPRDAEINDLTVRPGR is encoded by the coding sequence ATGGCGGGCATGGCTACCCATGTGATCACCGGAGCGGGGTCCGGCATCGGCGCCGCCGTCGCCCGCCGTCTGCACGCGCGCGGGGACGAACTCGTGCTGCACGCGCGCGACGCCGGCCGCGGCAAGGAACTCGCGGCCGAGTTCCCCGGCGCGCGGACGCTCGTCGGCGACCTCGCCGACCCCGACAAGCTGAGCTGGGCCTTCTCCCACCAGAGCCTCCCCGACCGGGTGGACTCCCTCCTGCACATCGCCGGAGTGGTCGACCTCGGCCCGGTCGGCGACCTCACCCCGAAGTCCTGGCGGCACCAGCTCAACGTCAACCTGATCGCCCCCGCGGAGCTGACCCGGCACTTCCTGCCGCAACTGCGCACCGCGCGCGGCCAGGTGCTGTTCGTCAACTCGGGCGCGGGCCTGAGGGCGAGCCCCGACTGGTCCGCGTACGCCGCCTCCAAGCACGGCCTGAAGGCCCTCGCCGACTCGCTGCGGGCCGAGGAGCACGGCAACGGCGTCCGCGTCACCTCCGTCTACCCCGGCCGCACGGCCAGCCCCATGCAGGCCAAGGTGCACCAACAGGAGGGCAAGGAGTACGACCCCGCCGAATGGATCGACCCCGAGTCGGTGGCCACGACGATCCTGACGGCGCTCGACCTTCCGAGGGACGCCGAGATCAACGACCTGACGGTACGGCCGGGGCGCTGA
- a CDS encoding alpha/beta fold hydrolase codes for MDKKTISRDGTELAYSRAGQGPAVILVSGAMSTGGTVAPLAGLLADRFTVLWYDRRGRGGSGDTAPYAVRREVEDLGALVDAAGGEAALYGVSSGGALVLEAAAAGLPVRRVAVYETPFAVDEEGARERAAYTAALTEALAQGRRGDAVELFLRLTGLAEEMIQGARRSPMWEGMEAVAPTLAYDDAVMGGGPVPRERLASVGVPVLAVAGEASPPWMREAVRTVADAVPRGTYRTLEGQSHMVDPHVLAPVLAEFFAGQD; via the coding sequence ATGGACAAGAAGACGATTTCCCGTGACGGCACCGAACTCGCGTACTCCCGCGCCGGACAGGGCCCCGCGGTCATCCTCGTGAGCGGGGCGATGTCCACCGGCGGCACCGTGGCGCCCCTGGCCGGGCTGCTCGCCGACCGCTTCACCGTCCTCTGGTACGACCGCCGGGGCCGCGGCGGGAGCGGCGACACGGCGCCGTACGCGGTGCGGCGCGAGGTCGAGGACCTGGGAGCCCTGGTGGACGCGGCGGGCGGCGAGGCGGCGCTGTACGGCGTCTCGTCCGGCGGGGCGCTGGTGCTGGAGGCGGCGGCGGCCGGGCTGCCGGTGCGTCGGGTGGCCGTCTACGAGACGCCGTTCGCCGTCGACGAGGAGGGGGCGCGGGAGCGCGCCGCGTACACGGCGGCCCTGACCGAGGCGCTCGCGCAGGGACGGCGTGGGGACGCCGTCGAGCTGTTCCTGCGGCTGACGGGGCTCGCCGAGGAGATGATCCAGGGCGCCCGCCGGTCGCCCATGTGGGAGGGGATGGAGGCCGTCGCGCCGACTCTCGCCTACGACGACGCCGTCATGGGCGGCGGACCGGTGCCGCGGGAGCGGCTGGCGTCGGTCGGCGTGCCGGTGCTGGCCGTGGCGGGCGAGGCGAGCCCGCCCTGGATGCGCGAGGCGGTGCGCACTGTCGCGGACGCCGTGCCCCGCGGAACGTACCGGACGCTGGAAGGCCAGTCCCACATGGTGGATCCGCACGTGCTGGCGCCGGTGCTGGCGGAGTTCTTCGCCGGGCAGGACTGA
- the mnmA gene encoding tRNA 2-thiouridine(34) synthase MnmA, producing MTEISQRPRPLRVLAAMSGGVDSAVAAARAAEAGHDVTGVHLALSANPQSFRTGARGCCTIEDSRDARRAADVIGIPFYVWDLADRFREDVVDDFVAEYEAGRTPNPCLRCNEKIKFAALLDKALALGFDAVCTGHYAKVLVREDGTRELHRASDMAKDQSYVLGVLDDRQLAHALFPLGDTVTTKDEIRAEAERRGLAVAKKPDSHDICFIADGDTQGFLAQRLGRAEGDIVDESGAKIGTHEGAYGFTVGQRKGLRIGTPAPDGKPRYVLDISPVNNTVTVGPAASLDVTALTAIKPRWCGAAPTGPGVYTAQLRAHGGETEAAAELVDGRLEVTFTEPVRGVAPGQAIVLYDGTRVVGSATIASTVRTTAGVA from the coding sequence ATGACTGAGATTTCGCAGCGCCCCCGCCCCCTTCGCGTACTCGCCGCCATGTCCGGCGGCGTCGACTCCGCCGTAGCCGCCGCCCGCGCCGCGGAAGCCGGTCACGACGTGACCGGCGTCCACCTCGCGCTCTCCGCGAACCCGCAGTCGTTCCGCACCGGCGCACGGGGCTGCTGCACCATCGAGGACTCCCGCGACGCCCGTCGCGCCGCCGACGTGATCGGCATCCCGTTCTACGTCTGGGACCTCGCCGACCGCTTCCGCGAGGACGTCGTCGACGACTTCGTCGCCGAGTACGAGGCAGGCCGTACCCCCAACCCCTGCCTGCGCTGCAACGAGAAGATCAAGTTCGCCGCGCTGCTCGACAAGGCGCTCGCGCTCGGTTTCGACGCGGTGTGCACCGGCCACTACGCGAAGGTGCTGGTCCGCGAGGACGGCACGCGCGAGCTGCACCGCGCCTCCGACATGGCGAAGGACCAGTCGTACGTCCTCGGCGTGCTCGACGACCGGCAGCTCGCCCACGCGCTGTTCCCCCTCGGCGACACGGTGACGACCAAGGACGAGATCCGCGCGGAGGCGGAGCGCCGGGGCCTCGCCGTCGCCAAGAAGCCCGACTCGCACGACATCTGCTTCATCGCCGACGGCGACACCCAGGGCTTCCTCGCCCAGCGGCTGGGCCGGGCGGAGGGCGACATCGTCGACGAGTCCGGCGCGAAGATCGGCACCCACGAGGGCGCGTACGGCTTCACCGTCGGCCAGCGCAAGGGGCTGCGCATCGGCACCCCGGCGCCCGACGGCAAGCCCCGCTACGTCCTGGACATCTCCCCGGTGAACAACACGGTGACGGTCGGCCCGGCCGCCTCCCTCGACGTCACCGCCCTGACCGCGATCAAGCCCCGCTGGTGCGGCGCCGCCCCCACCGGCCCCGGCGTCTACACGGCCCAGCTGCGCGCCCACGGCGGCGAGACCGAGGCGGCCGCCGAACTCGTCGACGGCCGCCTCGAGGTCACGTTCACCGAGCCGGTCCGGGGGGTGGCCCCCGGTCAGGCGATCGTGCTGTACGACGGCACGCGCGTGGTCGGCTCGGCCACCATCGCGTCGACCGTGCGGACGACGGCCGGGGTGGCCTGA
- a CDS encoding LOG family protein gives MRICVFLSAADLDDRYTRPAREFAELLGKGGHTLVWGGSDVGLMKVVADGVQSAGGRLCGVSVDFLAASARPGADEMVIAKDLAERKRLLLAKSDAVVIMVGGTGTLDEATEILELKKHGHTDKPVVLLNTAGFYDGLKEQFRRMEAEGFLPRPLTDLVFFAEEAVGALAYLEESRGIG, from the coding sequence ATGCGTATCTGCGTCTTCCTGTCCGCGGCCGACCTCGACGACCGCTACACCCGCCCCGCGCGCGAGTTCGCGGAACTGCTCGGCAAGGGCGGGCACACCCTCGTGTGGGGCGGCTCGGACGTCGGCCTGATGAAGGTCGTCGCCGACGGCGTGCAGTCGGCCGGCGGCCGGCTCTGCGGGGTGTCCGTGGACTTCCTCGCCGCGTCGGCGCGGCCGGGAGCCGACGAGATGGTGATCGCGAAGGACCTGGCCGAGAGGAAGCGGCTGCTCCTGGCGAAGTCGGACGCCGTGGTGATCATGGTCGGTGGGACCGGGACGCTGGACGAGGCCACCGAGATACTGGAGCTGAAGAAGCACGGCCACACCGACAAGCCGGTCGTGCTGCTCAACACCGCGGGCTTCTACGACGGCCTGAAGGAGCAGTTCCGGCGGATGGAGGCCGAGGGTTTCCTGCCCCGGCCCCTCACCGACCTGGTGTTCTTCGCGGAGGAGGCGGTGGGCGCCCTCGCCTACCTCGAGGAGAGCCGGGGCATCGGGTGA